The Ruminococcus bovis genome includes a region encoding these proteins:
- a CDS encoding GH25 family lysozyme yields the protein MQKAIDVSKWNGDIDYTGVKSIGINNVIIQCGYGMESNQKDPYFDKNYRKAKENKMRVGVYHYSYAKSVNEARKEANTCLKWIKGKDLDLPIYIDMEEENLTYLGKEVLTKIAIEFCKVIEKSGYTAGVYANANWFKNYLNYNEIKKNYSIWLAQYGDKKDFSCDIWQYTSQGKIRKNASNFDMNYIYKNPVIYVTVKKKTGLYKYGYRDYITGTSKVEKTVEKGTKLKWIYDDMYGWSKIQYQGKDYFVTNSVLNRSSLSTFPKEVLKKDTKVYVIKNNKIEKSKVLRKGKKVTLVCTFENGKFKGYDYLSSGINRYLRK from the coding sequence GTTACGGAATGGAAAGTAATCAGAAAGACCCATACTTTGATAAAAATTACAGAAAAGCAAAAGAAAATAAAATGCGTGTTGGTGTGTATCATTACAGTTATGCAAAGTCAGTTAATGAAGCAAGAAAAGAGGCAAACACCTGCCTAAAATGGATTAAAGGTAAGGACCTTGACCTACCAATTTATATAGATATGGAAGAAGAGAATTTGACCTATTTAGGCAAAGAAGTCCTAACTAAAATTGCAATTGAATTTTGCAAGGTAATTGAAAAATCCGGATATACTGCCGGTGTATATGCCAATGCAAACTGGTTCAAGAACTATTTAAATTATAACGAAATCAAGAAAAATTACAGCATTTGGCTTGCACAATATGGAGATAAGAAAGATTTTAGTTGTGACATTTGGCAATACACTTCACAAGGTAAAATCAGAAAAAATGCAAGTAACTTTGATATGAACTATATCTACAAAAATCCTGTTATTTATGTAACAGTAAAGAAGAAAACAGGACTTTATAAATATGGATACAGAGATTATATTACCGGAACAAGTAAAGTAGAAAAAACTGTTGAGAAAGGAACAAAGCTAAAATGGATTTATGACGATATGTATGGTTGGTCAAAGATACAGTATCAAGGAAAGGATTATTTCGTTACAAATTCTGTTCTAAACAGAAGTAGCCTTTCAACATTTCCTAAGGAAGTTTTGAAAAAAGACACCAAGGTTTATGTAATTAAAAATAATAAAATTGAGAAATCAAAAGTTTTAAGAAAAGGTAAAAAAGTAACCCTTGTGTGTACCTTTGAAAATGGTAAATTCAAAGGCTATGACTACCTTTCCTCAGGTATAAACAGATACCTGAGAAAGTGA
- a CDS encoding recombinase family protein, producing the protein MDILSVRNQIKSEGISFRDLPLRVAFYARVSTDYLEQLNSLENQKQYFTEYIGDMPNWEFAGGYIDEGLSGVSTKKREKFNEMIDDALDGKFDLIVTKEVSRFARNTLDSIQYTRQLLANGVAVYFQNDNINTLDDDSEFRLTIMASMAQDESRKISSRVKWGHHQAIKNGVVLGNSNIFGYRKADKRLYIDEEQAAIVRELFELYATGKYSMKNLETYFYNKGVRNTRGNKLAHNTMANIIRNPKYMGYYVGNKVQIIDMFTKKQKFLPEEEWVIFKDETGETVPQIVSEELWKRANEVLKVRSLDVIQKQNKTNHNNLLTGKLICAHCGKPFYRKDSVSKKGTANSAWRCSGKIKNGAESCPSMTIYENEIIPILEDVFKSSQQNINELSELIMRLSEELLNTNEGANRIETLNKSIANEQKKKQKLLQLNIEGRFPDSEFVRMSAECDEEIDHCQEEITAITDQMQNRKDVNKELAEIRSILDLAAESLNGDELDRSFVDRFIKQILVYPEENGMRLEIELNAGGKVVKNLAKSIGRTGKTSKKMIESYENAVK; encoded by the coding sequence ATGGATATATTATCTGTCAGAAATCAAATCAAAAGCGAGGGTATAAGCTTCAGGGATCTGCCTCTGCGCGTAGCGTTTTATGCCCGCGTCAGCACGGATTATCTTGAACAGCTCAATTCCCTTGAAAATCAGAAGCAATACTTTACAGAATATATCGGTGATATGCCGAACTGGGAATTCGCGGGAGGATATATCGACGAAGGACTTTCGGGTGTGTCTACTAAAAAGCGCGAGAAGTTCAATGAGATGATCGACGATGCTTTGGATGGAAAGTTCGACCTTATCGTCACCAAAGAGGTATCCCGATTCGCCCGTAACACGCTCGACAGCATACAGTATACCCGTCAGCTGTTAGCCAACGGCGTTGCGGTATATTTTCAGAATGACAACATCAACACGCTCGATGATGACTCGGAATTCAGGCTGACGATCATGGCATCTATGGCGCAGGACGAGAGCCGTAAAATCAGCTCGCGCGTTAAGTGGGGACATCATCAGGCGATAAAGAATGGCGTGGTGCTCGGCAACAGCAATATCTTCGGCTACCGCAAAGCAGACAAGAGGCTGTATATCGACGAGGAACAGGCTGCGATAGTCAGGGAGTTGTTCGAACTGTACGCCACCGGCAAGTACAGCATGAAGAACCTCGAAACCTACTTTTATAACAAGGGCGTTCGCAACACGCGCGGCAATAAGCTCGCGCACAATACGATGGCGAACATCATTCGTAACCCGAAGTATATGGGCTACTACGTCGGCAACAAAGTTCAGATAATCGATATGTTCACCAAAAAGCAGAAATTCCTGCCCGAGGAAGAGTGGGTCATCTTCAAAGACGAAACAGGGGAGACAGTACCGCAGATCGTATCGGAGGAGCTTTGGAAAAGAGCCAACGAAGTCCTAAAGGTCAGAAGTCTCGACGTTATCCAAAAGCAAAACAAGACCAACCACAATAATCTGCTTACAGGCAAGTTGATTTGCGCTCACTGCGGTAAGCCGTTCTACCGCAAGGATTCGGTCAGCAAAAAGGGAACGGCAAATTCAGCGTGGCGGTGTTCGGGTAAAATCAAAAACGGAGCGGAGAGCTGTCCGTCGATGACGATATACGAAAACGAGATCATTCCGATATTAGAGGACGTGTTCAAATCAAGCCAGCAGAATATCAACGAGCTGTCGGAACTCATTATGCGGTTGTCCGAGGAACTCCTTAACACCAACGAAGGCGCGAACCGAATAGAAACCCTAAATAAGAGCATCGCGAACGAACAAAAGAAAAAGCAAAAGTTGTTACAGCTCAATATTGAGGGACGGTTCCCGGACAGCGAATTTGTACGGATGTCTGCTGAATGCGACGAAGAGATCGACCACTGTCAGGAAGAGATCACCGCCATCACCGACCAAATGCAAAACAGAAAGGATGTTAACAAAGAACTTGCTGAGATCCGTTCCATCCTCGATCTCGCCGCCGAAAGCCTTAACGGAGACGAGCTTGATCGCAGCTTTGTGGACAGGTTCATCAAGCAGATACTTGTATACCCCGAAGAAAACGGAATGAGGCTTGAAATCGAGCTGAACGCAGGCGGAAAAGTCGTCAAAAACCTCGCTAAATCTATTGGTCGTACGGGGAAAACGAGCAAGAAAATGATTGAAAGCTACGAAAACGCAGTTAAATAA